In Flavobacteriales bacterium, the following are encoded in one genomic region:
- a CDS encoding T9SS type A sorting domain-containing protein encodes MIKHLLLFSALAFTFSASLAQITNGGFENWTSGPGSCESLTDWGTLNANTYLVGICTTQKESSNVHGGSNALKLVTQHVQITLPPVDEMAPGICTNGTINTQTQAVDGGDPFTARPTAFTGWYRADPVNSDTYSFSALLINETTGDTVGSAEWSGNTVVSSWTQFSAPVTYYSADSPTLVQILLLSSNTNNPQENSVVYFDDLDYETITVGIAEEDIAAIQVYPNPVVSDVTFNLGKLNGGKLIISNIMGQRVYDQQLNASQNVISMDRFTNGTYIYRLTDLDGAFLKTGKIILAR; translated from the coding sequence ATGATAAAACATCTACTTCTTTTTTCGGCTTTAGCATTCACTTTTAGTGCAAGCCTTGCTCAAATTACCAATGGCGGTTTTGAAAACTGGACCTCTGGTCCGGGAAGCTGCGAAAGTCTGACGGATTGGGGAACCCTCAACGCAAACACCTACTTGGTCGGAATCTGCACTACTCAAAAAGAATCGTCCAATGTCCACGGAGGCAGTAACGCCCTTAAGTTAGTGACGCAGCACGTACAGATAACTTTGCCTCCAGTTGACGAGATGGCACCTGGAATCTGCACCAACGGTACCATCAACACGCAGACACAGGCCGTGGATGGAGGTGACCCGTTCACAGCAAGACCAACAGCATTTACGGGATGGTATAGGGCCGACCCCGTGAATTCAGATACATATTCGTTTTCTGCATTGTTGATCAACGAGACGACCGGTGATACCGTTGGCTCAGCTGAATGGAGTGGCAATACGGTTGTCTCATCATGGACTCAGTTCAGTGCTCCCGTGACCTACTATTCTGCTGATTCTCCGACTCTTGTTCAAATTCTTTTGCTGTCAAGCAATACGAATAACCCTCAAGAGAATAGCGTTGTGTATTTTGATGACCTTGATTACGAGACCATCACAGTTGGTATTGCCGAGGAGGATATTGCTGCAATTCAAGTTTATCCGAACCCCGTTGTTTCTGATGTCACTTTCAACCTTGGCAAACTCAACGGTGGAAAGCTCATCATCTCAAACATCATGGGACAACGAGTTTATGACCAGCAATTGAATGCATCTCAGAATGTCATCTCAATGGATCGATTCACAAACGGCACGTACATCTACCGTCTTACAGACCTTGATGGTGCTTTCCTCAAAACCGGAAAGATCATTCTGGCGCGATAA
- a CDS encoding T9SS type A sorting domain-containing protein, with product MRSFASEIRTVSIVVCLLFLANGAFSQTSFERVKTIFNNNCTIGCHSGSNPSGQLNLSGTVAEVYAELAGVVPVNPAAVSAGLKLVDPGYPERSFLFAKIAADIDPVSHLVQAMGTQMPQNSPHLAYEDIEMVRQWILFGADTVSDYVDPQLLSDYYNGTMGMSRMEPLPIPDPSEGIQIHYGPFFLAPLEEREFFYKYSTDLTDPTEVNRVNIEINDFGHHTALYRYYPNQDTNFAPGLRPVNSILDAAGVYYTADIIGQWPNSQDVVLPEGAAFFWNANVVLDLNYHLPNYSSDSILAGEFYMNVYTQPSGTAQEEMKSSPVYYGGNDPSALVIPPGTTDSVYRITQYETDTTYTWYIWSIMAHTHKTGQDFQVWMRNPDGTKGDNIYNGHYDDTYSFDQGYYDWQHPPFRTFDDELLEVNFTNGLIHEATFTNPGQNTIYFGLTTEDEMYVTYIQYVEEPLTAGIEEQNGLAPNPLKVYPNPTNGTINLAFDVTERDQFQVVLLNEMGQEVYRSSANCSIGRQRISLDKQTLGLSEGLYFVKVSSAGQQLSSKIVLY from the coding sequence ATGAGAAGTTTTGCTTCTGAAATTCGAACCGTTTCAATCGTAGTCTGCTTACTTTTTCTTGCAAACGGGGCGTTCTCGCAAACGTCCTTTGAACGCGTAAAGACGATATTCAACAATAACTGTACGATCGGTTGTCACAGTGGGTCAAATCCCAGCGGACAGCTGAACCTGTCTGGAACGGTTGCGGAGGTCTATGCAGAACTGGCCGGAGTTGTACCCGTGAATCCTGCCGCGGTAAGTGCCGGTTTGAAGCTGGTAGATCCAGGTTACCCCGAAAGAAGTTTCCTTTTCGCCAAGATCGCTGCGGATATTGACCCGGTCAGTCATCTGGTTCAGGCAATGGGAACGCAGATGCCACAGAACAGCCCGCATCTTGCATACGAGGACATTGAAATGGTGCGTCAATGGATTCTATTTGGGGCTGATACTGTTTCTGATTATGTCGATCCGCAGCTGTTGTCTGATTACTACAATGGAACGATGGGTATGTCGCGAATGGAGCCGCTTCCCATTCCAGACCCATCCGAAGGAATTCAGATCCATTACGGACCGTTCTTTCTGGCTCCGCTTGAAGAGAGGGAGTTTTTCTACAAATACAGCACAGACCTTACGGATCCGACCGAGGTGAACCGCGTGAATATCGAGATCAACGATTTCGGACATCATACGGCACTTTATCGATACTACCCCAATCAAGACACGAATTTTGCTCCCGGCCTCAGACCGGTGAACAGTATTCTTGATGCAGCGGGTGTTTATTACACGGCAGACATCATCGGTCAATGGCCAAATAGTCAAGACGTGGTGCTTCCGGAAGGGGCAGCGTTTTTCTGGAATGCGAATGTGGTCCTGGACCTCAACTATCACTTGCCGAATTACAGTTCGGATTCCATTCTTGCGGGCGAGTTCTACATGAATGTGTATACGCAACCATCTGGCACGGCTCAAGAGGAAATGAAATCAAGCCCCGTGTATTATGGAGGTAACGATCCTTCGGCCTTGGTCATTCCTCCAGGTACCACCGATTCGGTTTACAGGATCACCCAGTACGAAACGGATACAACCTATACATGGTATATCTGGTCCATTATGGCGCACACGCACAAAACAGGGCAAGATTTTCAAGTTTGGATGAGAAACCCAGATGGAACGAAGGGCGATAACATTTATAATGGTCATTACGATGATACCTACAGTTTCGATCAGGGATATTACGATTGGCAGCACCCGCCTTTCAGAACGTTTGATGATGAACTGCTTGAAGTGAATTTTACCAATGGGTTGATTCATGAAGCTACGTTTACGAATCCAGGACAGAATACGATCTATTTCGGTCTTACAACGGAAGACGAGATGTATGTCACTTACATTCAGTATGTGGAGGAGCCGCTCACCGCTGGTATTGAAGAACAGAATGGCTTAGCACCGAACCCGCTCAAGGTTTACCCGAATCCAACGAATGGAACCATCAATCTGGCATTTGATGTAACAGAAAGAGACCAGTTTCAGGTGGTTCTACTGAACGAAATGGGGCAAGAGGTCTATCGATCGTCCGCCAATTGTTCGATCGGTCGGCAGCGCATCAGTTTGGATAAACAAACACTCGGTCTGTCCGAAGGGCTCTATTTCGTGAAGGTTTCTTCAGCTGGTCAGCAGTTGTCTTCCAAGATTGTTCTGTACTGA
- a CDS encoding methylated-DNA--[protein]-cysteine S-methyltransferase, with the protein MRVTHFLSPIGTLEITETNGAISKVLFIEGEPSIFHSSEILDRCVQQLQEYFEGTRTVFDLILNPEGTEFQKAVWIELQSIPFGKTISYLQLAKRLGDPKVIRAAGTANGKNPIAIIIPCHRVIGSDGSLTGYAGGLKRKQWLLEHESSQGNLFS; encoded by the coding sequence ATGCGGGTTACCCATTTTCTTTCTCCTATAGGGACGCTTGAGATAACGGAAACGAACGGAGCGATTTCCAAGGTTCTTTTCATTGAGGGTGAACCGAGCATCTTTCATTCAAGCGAAATTTTAGACCGATGCGTTCAGCAACTTCAGGAGTATTTTGAAGGAACGAGAACGGTGTTCGATTTAATCCTGAACCCGGAAGGAACCGAATTTCAAAAGGCTGTTTGGATTGAATTGCAATCCATTCCGTTCGGGAAGACCATTTCTTACTTGCAGCTGGCCAAACGCCTCGGTGACCCGAAAGTGATCCGTGCAGCAGGAACAGCCAATGGGAAAAATCCGATCGCCATCATCATTCCGTGTCATCGGGTTATTGGTAGCGATGGAAGCCTGACAGGCTATGCAGGCGGTTTAAAACGGAAGCAATGGTTATTGGAACATGAAAGTTCTCAGGGAAATCTATTCAGTTAA